In a single window of the Ciconia boyciana chromosome 7, ASM3463844v1, whole genome shotgun sequence genome:
- the TMEM41A gene encoding transmembrane protein 41A isoform X1 — translation MALCVFGACFCGGAGFALRGEDDPAERPGAEPRPHGRAPPTAPPRPTPARPTALRRGAGAGRRQRRAPSRDVAAAGRAAARLRGRHGRPLAAVGAAERRAGAQVGAGAEGGASRAGAPGIPVFSPPLRPLRFPSDLEELRELAEALRDYERQHRGAALTLFCAAYLYKQSFAIPGSSLLNVLAGALFGPWTGLVLCSALTSVGATFCYLLSGTFGKQFVVCYFPDKVALLQRKVEENRSCLFFFLLFLRLFPMTPNWFLNLSAPILNIPVSQFFFSVLIGLTPYNFICVQTGAILSQITSLDAIFSWDTLLKLLAMAVAALIPGTIIKKYSKKHLKLDEDKHAPLLNGKKSL, via the exons ATGGCGTTGTGTGTTTTTGGAGCATGCTTCTGCGGCGGAGCCGGCTTTGCGCTAAGGGGAGAGGACGATCCCGCCGAGCGCCCAGGGGCTGAGCCCCGCCCTCACGGCCGCGCCCCGCCCACAGCGCCGCCCCGCCCCACGCCTGCGCGTCCCACTGCGctccgccgcggggcgggggcgggccggcggcagcggcgggccCCATCGCGGGATGTGGCGGCGGCTGGCCGGGCTGCTGCTCGTCTTCGCGGCCGCCACGGCCGCCCTCTGGCTGCTGTCGGCGCGGCTGAGCGCAGGGCAGGCGCGCAGGTGGGTGCAGGCGCGGAGGGGGGGGCGAGCCGGGCCGGTGCTCCGGGTATCCCCGtgttctcccctcccctcaggccGCTGCGGTTCCCGTCGGACCTGGAGGAGCTGCGGGAGCTGGCCGAGGCGCTGCGGGACTACGAGCGGCAGCACCGGGGCGCAGCGCTGACCCTCTTCTGCGCTGCCTACCTCTACAAGCAGAGCTTCGCCATCCCCGGCTCCAGCCTCCTG AACGTTCTGGCTGGAGCACTCTTTGGGCCGTGGACTGGGCTGGTGCTGTGCTCGGCCCTAACATCTGTGGGAGCGACCTTCTGCTACCTGCTGTCTGGCACATTTGGAAAGCAGTTCGTCGTCTGCTACTTTCCTGATAAAGTGGCTCTGCTGCAAAGAAAG GTAGAAGAGAACAGGAGCTGCTTATTCTTCTTCTTGTTGTTCCTGAGGCTGTTCCCCATGACACCAAACTGGTTTCTGAATCTCTCAGCTCCCATTTTAAACATCCCTGTGTCCCAGTTCTTCTTCTCCGTTCTCATCG GTCTTACACCATATAATTTCATCTGTGTGCAGACAGGAGCCATTCTGTCACAAATCACCTCTTTGGATGCCATTTTCTCCTGGGACACGCTGCTCAAACTGCTTGCGATGGCTGTGGCAGCATTGATACCAGGGACCATCAtcaagaaatacagcaaaaagcACTTGAAGCTGGATGAAGACAAGCATGCTCCATTACTCAATGGCAAAAAGAGCTTGTGA
- the TMEM41A gene encoding transmembrane protein 41A isoform X3, producing MWRRLAGLLLVFAAATAALWLLSARLSAGQARRPLRFPSDLEELRELAEALRDYERQHRGAALTLFCAAYLYKQSFAIPGSSLLNVLAGALFGPWTGLVLCSALTSVGATFCYLLSGTFGKQFVVCYFPDKVALLQRKVLHHIISSVCRQEPFCHKSPLWMPFSPGTRCSNCLRWLWQH from the exons ATGTGGCGGCGGCTGGCCGGGCTGCTGCTCGTCTTCGCGGCCGCCACGGCCGCCCTCTGGCTGCTGTCGGCGCGGCTGAGCGCAGGGCAGGCGCGCAG gccGCTGCGGTTCCCGTCGGACCTGGAGGAGCTGCGGGAGCTGGCCGAGGCGCTGCGGGACTACGAGCGGCAGCACCGGGGCGCAGCGCTGACCCTCTTCTGCGCTGCCTACCTCTACAAGCAGAGCTTCGCCATCCCCGGCTCCAGCCTCCTG AACGTTCTGGCTGGAGCACTCTTTGGGCCGTGGACTGGGCTGGTGCTGTGCTCGGCCCTAACATCTGTGGGAGCGACCTTCTGCTACCTGCTGTCTGGCACATTTGGAAAGCAGTTCGTCGTCTGCTACTTTCCTGATAAAGTGGCTCTGCTGCAAAGAAAG GTCTTACACCATATAATTTCATCTGTGTGCAGACAGGAGCCATTCTGTCACAAATCACCTCTTTGGATGCCATTTTCTCCTGGGACACGCTGCTCAAACTGCTTGCGATGGCTGTGGCAGCATTGA
- the TMEM41A gene encoding transmembrane protein 41A isoform X2, with the protein MWRRLAGLLLVFAAATAALWLLSARLSAGQARRPLRFPSDLEELRELAEALRDYERQHRGAALTLFCAAYLYKQSFAIPGSSLLNVLAGALFGPWTGLVLCSALTSVGATFCYLLSGTFGKQFVVCYFPDKVALLQRKVEENRSCLFFFLLFLRLFPMTPNWFLNLSAPILNIPVSQFFFSVLIGLTPYNFICVQTGAILSQITSLDAIFSWDTLLKLLAMAVAALIPGTIIKKYSKKHLKLDEDKHAPLLNGKKSL; encoded by the exons ATGTGGCGGCGGCTGGCCGGGCTGCTGCTCGTCTTCGCGGCCGCCACGGCCGCCCTCTGGCTGCTGTCGGCGCGGCTGAGCGCAGGGCAGGCGCGCAG gccGCTGCGGTTCCCGTCGGACCTGGAGGAGCTGCGGGAGCTGGCCGAGGCGCTGCGGGACTACGAGCGGCAGCACCGGGGCGCAGCGCTGACCCTCTTCTGCGCTGCCTACCTCTACAAGCAGAGCTTCGCCATCCCCGGCTCCAGCCTCCTG AACGTTCTGGCTGGAGCACTCTTTGGGCCGTGGACTGGGCTGGTGCTGTGCTCGGCCCTAACATCTGTGGGAGCGACCTTCTGCTACCTGCTGTCTGGCACATTTGGAAAGCAGTTCGTCGTCTGCTACTTTCCTGATAAAGTGGCTCTGCTGCAAAGAAAG GTAGAAGAGAACAGGAGCTGCTTATTCTTCTTCTTGTTGTTCCTGAGGCTGTTCCCCATGACACCAAACTGGTTTCTGAATCTCTCAGCTCCCATTTTAAACATCCCTGTGTCCCAGTTCTTCTTCTCCGTTCTCATCG GTCTTACACCATATAATTTCATCTGTGTGCAGACAGGAGCCATTCTGTCACAAATCACCTCTTTGGATGCCATTTTCTCCTGGGACACGCTGCTCAAACTGCTTGCGATGGCTGTGGCAGCATTGATACCAGGGACCATCAtcaagaaatacagcaaaaagcACTTGAAGCTGGATGAAGACAAGCATGCTCCATTACTCAATGGCAAAAAGAGCTTGTGA